Within the Mucilaginibacter sp. CSA2-8R genome, the region TTCGATGCAGCTGGCGAAACTTACGCTTTACCATTGCTGCAGCAGTTGCGTAACCGCAGCATCAATGCCGAATTGTACCCGGCCGGTGCTAAAATCAAAAAACAGTTAGACTATGCCAATAATAAAAACATTCCTTACGTCGTAGTGATTGGCAGCGATGAGGTACAAAGCGGACAATTAACCTTTAAAAACATGCAAAGCGGCGAACAGCAAAAGCTAACTGCTGATGCGATAATCACAGAACTAACAAAAGCTTAGTACATCAACAAAAAAGGATGGTTTCGAGCCATCCTTTTTCGTTTACAATGATTTTCCACTGTTCTATCTTACCATACGCCCTTTCCAGGAATATTTACTAGTATTACCCATTAACCCTACGTAAACAAAATACAGCACGTGGATGGGTGATAGCAAAAGCAGCAAAACCATGAGCTTCTGCCGCTTAAAAAAGGCCGTAATCGGGAATAATAACGCCGCTTCGAAAGCTAATTTGACCAGTAATTGCAAGGCAAACACCTCCAGAAAGTATAAGCGGTAAAAGCCCAGCAAAAAGTTAAGCAACATACTCAGGTTAAACAACCAGATGCCAACGGCCAGCGCAACCACTTTCTTGTCTTTATACTTGGTTGATTTTGATGCCCAGCGACGGCGTTGCTGCAAAAATTCATTAAGATCAGGCTTGGCATGAGTATAAACAATAGCCTCGCGCTGTTTTAAGAAGCCGATGCGCCCAGGGTAACTTACAGCTACTTTTTGTAGTAAAAGTTCGTCATCACCTGATGCTAAATCGTCAATACCTTTAAAGCCGCCTACTTCGTAAAATACATCTTTACGGTAAGCCAGGTTTGCACCGTTGCAGGTAGATGCCCTGCCGTTGCCAATGAATGAGGCACCGATGCCTATCAGAAAAGAAAACTCAAGCGTTTGCATCCGCTCAAACAGGTTTTTTTCCTGAAAGTAAGCTACCGGCGACGAAATCATCACCAGGTTTTGTGTTTCAAAATAAGACACCACGCTGCTCAGCCATTGCGGTCCCATACGGCAATCAGCATCCGTAGCCACCATCAAATCGCCGGTAGATAGCTTTATCGCCTCTGCAATGGCTTTCTTTTTATAAGAGTTTAATCGTTGTGCTTCGTTCATCTGCAGCAACCGGATGCCTTGTGAAGCATAACTGCGAATGATATCGGCCGTGCTGTCGGTCGAGTGGTCGTCTACAATAATAATTTCCAAAAGATGCCTGGGGTAATCCTGCGCTAAAATGTCATCAATAGTCAGGCGAATGTTTTCTTCCTCGTTACGGGCGGCAATCAGTATAGTTACTTTAGTGTTTAGCTCGCCCGGGACAAGAACTTTTTCAGGATACCGCAAGGCAGACCATCCCTTAATCAAATAAAGCACGACTACCAGGTACAAGCCAGTAAGTAACAGAACTATAAAACTATATGTTGTTATCAAAAAACTTTAACTTAAATACAAAAACAGAACCTAAAACAGCTGGTAAAATAATGTTGGTAAACCAAATTAACGCCACGGCAGCCATTACAGCAATATGCTGATTGGTGATGTGCTCAAATAATTTATCGGCCGTAGCGCTGCGCACACCAATGTCTACTACATCAATAGTAGGTAAAACCGACTGAATAAAGAAAAAAGCAAACGTTAACAGCAAAACCTGGTACATGTGTACCTCTGGCAGCAGCAAATGAAAAATTAAACAGTATTGAAACGAATAAGTTAAAAACCGGCTAAGGCAGTACCCCATAATGGTTAATAACTCGCGGAAATGGTAACGTTTCATGATCTTAAAAAAGCGGTAAAACCTTTTTAGAAAAGGCACACGGTTTAGTAAAAACACTACCCATCTCACATTAAAATAAAAAATGAGCATCAGCAGCATAAAACCGGCGCCAATAGCCAGCATACCGATAAATATCCAAATGTTTACAGGCAGGTAAGTATATATAAACCAAAGTAACGAGGCTGAACCTACCACGCAGGTTACTACCAATTGCCCAAAGGTGCCTACCGCCATGGCAAACACGCCATGTACACGCTTGCGCGGAGGCAAAAACATTACCCTGCCGCCAAACTCACCCCAGCGGTTAGGCGTAAATATAGCCATGGTTAACCCGCAAAACACCGACTCGGTAGCCTGCCAAAAGGTAATTGGCGACCATTTTTGAGTAAGGTATTTCCATTTCAACGCCTCCAGCACATAGTTAAATACCATGAGTACGATGATGAATGAAAGCGTAAGTATGGCCGGCAACTGTTCAATATTGCCAATAAGCTCCTGAAAGTGTTTTAAGCCTTCGCTGTTGGTTAACCGGCGATAAATAAATACAAAAGCCAAGACCAAGATAAGCGCTTTAAGCAGCCAGGATATCCATTTCTTAGCAGTGCCGGTCAAAATTTGTGCGTGTAAAATATTTTGCAATGTTATGAAAAAAGGGCAAGCCTTAAGCCTGCCCTTGTGTTTTATGTTAATAAAAGGTTAACTATTTCAATCTGGGTTTTAAATACTCCAGGGTATAAGCGTAAGCTTGCTTAGTAGCCTCGCTGTCATAAATAGGGTTGCTTGGGTTGGCAAAACCATGGTCGGCATCAAACTGGTGCAGGTATAATTTTTTACCAGCTTTGGCCATATTCTCTTTAAACTGTGCAACAATTTTGGTGTTGATGAATTGATCTTTATTAGCAAAATTACCTAATACATCAGTATTCAGCATTTTTAAACGATCAATGCTTTGCTCGGGCATGCCGTAATACATTACGCAAGCCACAGCCTGTTTACCGGCTAAAATAGCGCTTTGCAAACTCCAGCCGCCGCCAAAGCACCAGCCCAAAGTGGCAATGCGGGCTTTTGGTCCGGCATAAGCAATGGCGCCTTTAATTATATTTTGTGCACGGGGTTCTTTTACGGCCTGCATTAGCTTGCCGGCATCCTGGCGGTTGTCGGCAACTTTGCCATCG harbors:
- a CDS encoding glycosyltransferase, translated to MITTYSFIVLLLTGLYLVVVLYLIKGWSALRYPEKVLVPGELNTKVTILIAARNEEENIRLTIDDILAQDYPRHLLEIIIVDDHSTDSTADIIRSYASQGIRLLQMNEAQRLNSYKKKAIAEAIKLSTGDLMVATDADCRMGPQWLSSVVSYFETQNLVMISSPVAYFQEKNLFERMQTLEFSFLIGIGASFIGNGRASTCNGANLAYRKDVFYEVGGFKGIDDLASGDDELLLQKVAVSYPGRIGFLKQREAIVYTHAKPDLNEFLQQRRRWASKSTKYKDKKVVALAVGIWLFNLSMLLNFLLGFYRLYFLEVFALQLLVKLAFEAALLFPITAFFKRQKLMVLLLLLSPIHVLYFVYVGLMGNTSKYSWKGRMVR
- a CDS encoding lysylphosphatidylglycerol synthase domain-containing protein, encoding MTGTAKKWISWLLKALILVLAFVFIYRRLTNSEGLKHFQELIGNIEQLPAILTLSFIIVLMVFNYVLEALKWKYLTQKWSPITFWQATESVFCGLTMAIFTPNRWGEFGGRVMFLPPRKRVHGVFAMAVGTFGQLVVTCVVGSASLLWFIYTYLPVNIWIFIGMLAIGAGFMLLMLIFYFNVRWVVFLLNRVPFLKRFYRFFKIMKRYHFRELLTIMGYCLSRFLTYSFQYCLIFHLLLPEVHMYQVLLLTFAFFFIQSVLPTIDVVDIGVRSATADKLFEHITNQHIAVMAAVALIWFTNIILPAVLGSVFVFKLKFFDNNI
- a CDS encoding dienelactone hydrolase family protein, whose translation is MKRLYLLILLLGAFGMAFSQSKMACCHKPDAPTATKRFAMLASNSKFVMAHANPKRIHFQSSIGKAINYKTADGLTANAYELKAKKPTNNYLLVIHEWYGLNDFIKREAEKLYNDVGNVNVIALDLYDGKVADNRQDAGKLMQAVKEPRAQNIIKGAIAYAGPKARIATLGWCFGGGWSLQSAILAGKQAVACVMYYGMPEQSIDRLKMLNTDVLGNFANKDQFINTKIVAQFKENMAKAGKKLYLHQFDADHGFANPSNPIYDSEATKQAYAYTLEYLKPRLK